The Podospora pseudocomata strain CBS 415.72m chromosome 1 map unlocalized CBS415.72m_1, whole genome shotgun sequence genome has a segment encoding these proteins:
- a CDS encoding uncharacterized protein (EggNog:ENOG503NUDY; COG:G), with protein MRFSSNSLLLGAVALVSAIPVQDSPRQRLLDGKPLPGKYRSKNPYTPGYRDPYDTAVDSIGKGLDPLPWRNGDGASVLGPWNRERARQNPDLVRPPSTDSGNIPNLRWSFVDSHIRIEEGGWTRQTTIHELPTSIELAGVNMRLDHGAIRELHWHKEAEWAYVLSGSVRVTALDYEGGNFIDDLSQGDLWYFPSGVPHSLQGLDPNGTEFLLIFDDGRFSEESTFILTDWFAHTPKSVISKNFHLAPEVFERVPKREKYIFQGSKPGSIEEEEPKGKNVKKSKYQFTHRMLEQEAHVTSGGKVRITDSKNFPISKTVAAAHLDMEVGSLREMHWHPDADEWSFFIRGRARVTVFAAEGTARTFDYQAGDVGIVPKNMGHFIENIGDEPLEVLEIFRADEFRDFSLFQWLGETPRRMVVDTLFADDKEAGEKFLKEIDNPVKDEITLPDIKNDEEEDDL; from the exons ATGCGTTTCTCCAGCAattcccttcttctcggagCAGTAGCCCTGGTCTCTGCCATTCCCGTCCAGGACAGTCCTCGCCAGAGGCTTCTCGACGGCAAACCGCTTCCTGGCAAATACCGGAGCAAGAATCCATATACCCCCGGTTATCGTGATCCCTATGACACAGCCGTGGATTCCATCGGGAAGGGCCTCGACCCCTTGCCCTGGCGcaatggcgatggcgccTCAGTTCTTGGTCCGTGGAACAGAGAGCGAGCAAGACAAAATCCAGACCTCGTCCGTCCCCCTTCCACAGACAGCGGcaacatccccaacctccgcTGGAGTTTCGTAGACTCCCACATCAGAATCGAG GAAGGAGGCTGGACCCGGCAAACCACCATCCACGAGCTCCCCACCTCGATCGAGCTCGCCGGCGTAAACATGCGTCTCGACCACGGCGCCATCCGCGAACTCCACTGGCACAAAGAAGCCGAGTGGGCCTATGTCTTGTCAGGCTCCGTCCGCGTGACAGCCCTGGACTACGAAGGCGGCAACTTCATCGACGACCTCTCCCAAGGCGACCTGTGGTACTTCCCCTCCGGCGTCCCCCATTCCCTCCAAGGCCTCGACCCCAACGGGACCGaattcctcctcatctttgACGACGGCCGCTTCTCGGAAGAAAGCACGTTTATCCTCACCGACTGGTTCGCGCACACGCCCAAGAGCGTGATAAGCAAGAACTTCCACCTCGCCCCCGAGGTGTTTGAGAGGGTGCCCAAGAGGGAGAAGTACATCTTCCAGGGGAGCAAGCCGGGGAGcatagaggaggaggagccaaAGGGGAAGAATGTCAAGAAGAGCAAGTACCAGTTCACGCATCGGATgctggagcaggaggcgcacGTGACGAGcggggggaaggtgaggatTACGGACTCGAAGAATTTCCCGATCAGCAagacggtggcggcggcgcatCTGGACATGGAGGTGGGGAGCCTGAGGGAGATGCATTGGCATCCCGATGCGGACGAGTGGAGCTTTTTCATcagggggagggcgagggtaACGGTTTTTGCGGCCGAGGGGACGGCGAGGACGTTTGACTACCAGGCTGGGGACGTGGGCATTGTGCCGAAGAATATGGGGCACTTTATTGAGAATATTGGGGATGAGCcgttggaggtgttggagatTTTTAGGGCGGATGAGTTTAGAGATTTCTCGCTTTTCCAATGGTTGGGCGAGACGCCGAgaaggatggtggttgatacCTTGTTTGCGGATGACAAGGAGGCCGGGGAGAAGTTTTTGAAGGAGATAGACAATCCGGTCAAGGACGAAATTACGCTGCCAGATATTAAgaatgacgaggaagaagacgactTGTAA
- a CDS encoding uncharacterized protein (EggNog:ENOG503P0NS; COG:S) translates to MTRSTILNNEIVAHANEESPLLPQSQRMGPPKDDAVPTLQKWRDYFMVDVSRDWADLILILCYLITGLLDSASISVWGSFVSMQTGNTVYIGLGLADPSASTRWLKSGTSLLSFLLGSFLFSRFHRFFSAKRRWVLCASFTAQLLLIVAAACMVTLAGSDVHPESVAWYVLVPIALVAFQSCGQAVMSRALKYNALTSVVLTSIYCDLFSDADLFAVHNAERNRRVAAPLSLLLGAFLGGKLANTEFGVAGALWAAAGLKLIVVVIWIFWPADPSLDEAV, encoded by the exons ATGACGCGATcaaccatcctcaacaacgAGATTGTGGCCCACGCCAACGAAGAGAGCCCTCTCCTGCCACAATCGCAAAGAATGGGACCGCCAAAAGACGATGCCGTGCCGACGCTTCAAAAATGGCGGGATTACTTCATGGTGGACGTGAGCCGTGATTGGGCCGATCTCATTCTCATCCTCTGCTATCTCATCACcggcctcctcgacagcGCCTCGATATCAGTATGGGGGAGTTTTGTGTCTATGCAAACGG GAAACACCGTCTacatcggcctcggcctGGCCGacccctcggcctcgacccgCTGGCTCAAATCCggcacctccctcctctccttcctcctgggatcctttctcttctcccgcttccaccgcttcttctcggccaaACGCCGCTGGGTCCTCTGCGCGTCCTTCACcgcccaactcctcctcatcgtcgcgGCCGCCTGCATGGTCACGCTGGCCGGCTCGGACGTGCACCCGGAGTCGGTCGCCTGGTACGTCCTCGTGCCCATCGCGCTGGTGGCGTTTCAGAGCTGCGGGCAGGCTGTCATGAGCCGGGCGCTCAAGTACAATGCGCTCACGAGCGTGGTGCTGACGAGCATCTACTGTGACTTGTTCTCCGATGCGGACTTGTTCGCGGTGCACAATGCGGAACGGAATCGGAGGGTGGCGGCGCCGCTGTCGCTGCTGCTCGGTGCGTTCTTGGGAGGGAAGCTGGCGAACACAGAGTTTGGTGTCGCCGGGGCGTTGTGGGCAGCGGCTGGGTTGAAGTtgattgtggtggtgatttggATATTCTGGCCGGCTGACCCGTCGTTGGATGAGGCGGTTTAA